The Nicotiana sylvestris chromosome 6, ASM39365v2, whole genome shotgun sequence genomic sequence CACAGTAAATGAGGCTTATGCAATAGTGACACAGAAGGAAAGCCAGAGGTCATTAGGAGTTACATATACAAACTGAGATCCTTTGACTATGATGGCAGGAAGAGGTCAGGTCTTCAAGCCAAATAAGATTGGCCTAATTTGTGAACACTATGGTTATAAAGGACATTTGAAAGAAAACTATTACAAGATCATCAAATATCCAACAGATTTTAAAAGCAAGAAGAAGTTTCTGAGTGGAGGAACTAGACCTTATGTGAATGTTGCAAGTACTGAAGAAGCAGCAGGGTCTGAAAATCCATTCCAAACTCATGTGCTAACAAAAGAACAATACAAATAGTTGGTAGGCCTCTTGAACAAGCCAACGATAGGAAATTGCTCATCAAATATGGCAGGTATAGCCTCTCTACTATACAGTCCATCAATAGAAGAATGGATAGTAGATTCAGGAGCCACACATCACATTACTCATAATAAGGAAATATTAAGCAATGTTAGAAGCATGAAAGAACAAGAACATAGTGGTGTACCAACAGGCGTTAGAGCAGAGATAAATCATGCAGGAAGTGCAGTGGTCTTAGGAAacaaaaaatgtgaaaaatgTTGTACATGTACCTGACTTTAAATTCAATTTATTGCCAGTGTCAAAATTACCAAGGAACTTAGATGTTCAGTCAACTTTTACCCTGATTTCTACTTGTTTCAGGAGCTTTATAGTGGCAACGTACTGGGGATTGGTAAAGAATCATAAGGCCTATACTTTCTAAGTAGGAACAACCTTGAAAGAAAAGCCAAATAACATACTATGGCACCACAAACTAGGGCATGCCTATTTGAAGACTATACAACACTTACCTATACTGCAAAATAAAGTCAGTGACACTGACATTGACGACTGTGACATATGTCCCCTAACTAAACAATGCAAACTTCAATTTCCTATTAGTAATACAAAATCCACTAATATTTTTCAGCTTGTGCATTTAGATGTTTGGGGGCATTACAAAGTGCCCACATATAATAAAAACAGTATTTGCTACTATAGTAGATGATTTCAGCAGGTATACATGGGTGTGTTTAATGAATTCTAAGTGTGAAGTTGTAGTTGTACTAAAGAACTTCATCTCAGTAGTAAAGAATCAATTTGTTGTATCTGTGAAATGTTTGAGGTCTGTAATGAAAGTGAATTGTTTAATTCAAAATGCAATCAATTGTTTGCTTCACTTGGGATTGTGCATCAGAGTAGTTGTCCCTATAATACATAACAGAATGGAGTTCTGGAGAGAAAACATAGACATATCCTTAAAATGGAGAGGGCTTTAAAATTTCAAAGTGGAGTGCTTATTAGATTCTGGGGTGAATGTTTGAGGACTATAGTATATATGATAAATAGGCTACCAACTCCTGTGTTAGAAAGAAAAATTCCATATGAGCTGCTTTACAACAAACAAGCCAATGTAGAACATCTAAAGGTGTTTGGTTGTTTGAGGTATGCAAGAAGCTTGCCAAAGGGAGATAAGTTTGCTCCTAGAGCAAAAACAACTGTATTTCTTGGATATTCTGACACTCAAATGGGATACAGACTCCATGACTTGGAAAATAGAACTTTCCTTGACAGTAGGGATGTTATTTTTAAAGAATACATATTTCCATTCAAGAATCTTTCAAGGACCGAGGAATATATGTTCACCCACATCACAATTGAGAATCAACCAATCTTGCAGGATACTGTCCTTACTCAAAATCCAGTCTCATTACAGTAGGAATTACCAACAGTTGATCCTCCCATTTCTCAGACATATCATGTTATCATGCATCCTCCAATTGACAATTCAACCACTGATGATAATGGCATTCAAGGAGAGTTACATGAAGTAGTTCCAATAGGCTCATCTTCTGAGTTGGAAGGCACTGAGAATGCAGATCAATCCACACCTACAGCTGCTAAGCCTGATGCCATATAATCTGCAGAGCCTTCATCCATACATGTGAGACTATAAAGAAGTCATGCACCTCCAATTTGGATGAAATACTATGTCACTGCTACTAATTCTTCCAAAGGTATTAAGTATCCCATATCCTCTCATATTGCCTATTCTCACCTGTCACCAAACTACCAGTCATATCTAGGTGCTTTATCCACTTTGACTGAATCAAACACCTTCAAAGAAGCAGCTCAACAAAAGCAATGGGTAGAGGCAATGCACCAGGAGATTCAGGCTCTTAAAGCCAACTCTACCTGGGAAGTAGTTAATTTGTCTCCTAGTAAGAGGTCAATTGGTTCAAAATGAGTATACAAGATCAAGTATAAAGCCAATGGTAAGGTGGACAAGTTTAAAGCAAGACTAGTGGCAAAAGGCTATACTCAACAAAAAGGGTTGGATTATCATGATACGTTCTCTCCGGTGGCTAAAATGGTTTCTGTGCACACTGTTATTAGTGTAGCTGCTTTTAAGGATTGGCATATATTTCAAATGGATGTCAATAATTCTTTCCTTCAGGGAGATCTGACTAAAGAGGTGTACATGGACCTATCCCATGGTTTTCAAAAGCAAGGGGAGTAAAAGGTGTGTTGGCTTTTGAAATCCCTCTATGGCCTAAAGCAGGCATCCAGACAGTGGAATATCAAATTAACCACCGCCTTATTAGAAGCTGGTTATGCACAAAGATCTCATGATCACTCTTTGTTTACCAAGAGATGTGCAGAAGACAATGTAATCACTCGCATCTATGTTGATGATCTACTGATTACAAGTAGCTCACAATCATTGATAAATGAAGCAAAGAACACCCTGGACAGTTGCTTTAGGTCAAGGTCCTGGGAGAGCTTAGATATTTTTTAGGCATTGAAGTTATGAGATCAGAAGAAGGTGTTCTATTGAATCAGAGAAAATATGCATTGGAGTTAATTATTGATGCATGATTGAGTGGATGCAAACCTATTGCTATACCAATGGAGCTGAATCATAAGCTTACTACAGTAGATTATGATAACTATGTTGGGAAAACAAATGATGCACAACTGGAAGAAATAGGAACTTATCAGAGGCTGGTTGGAAAATTGCTATACTTGACCATTACAAGACATGTTATATGCTTTGTAGTACAGGTCTTAAGTCAATTTATACATCTTCCAAAAAGGTCTCATATGGATGCAGCCCTAAGAGTAGTCAGATACATTAAAAGAGCACCAGGTCTAGGGATACTACTAAGGAAAGGGGAGACACAAGTGCTTACAGGCTTCTGTGACTCAAATTGGGCATCCTGTTTCAACACCAAAAGGTCTGTGACAGGATATGTGATCAAGCTGGCAGATTCTCTATTGTCCTGGAAGTAAAAGAAACAACAGACTATCAGTAGAAGCTTAGTAGAAGCAGAGTATAGGAGTATGGCAGCTATAGTGGCAGAGATTATCTGGATGGTTGGTTTACTGGAGGAACTAGGAAACAAAGTGCAAACACCATTAATTTTGCATTGTGATAGCAAGGCAGCTATGTAAATAGCTGCAAATCCCACATTTCATGAAAGGACTAAGAATATTGAAATAGACTGTCATTTTGTGAGGGAAAAACTAAAGAGTGGATTGATCACACCACAATACATTCCCACAAAGATGCAATTGGAAGACCTTATGACCAAAGGGCTGGGAACAACACAACATCAAACACTTCTGTCCAAGCTGGGAGTGTTGGATGTTTTCCACTCTCCAGCTTGAAGGGGAGTATTAAAGAGAAGGGGCTAAAGGGACCTATAAAAAAATAGACCGGAGTAGTTTGGAAATAGGAGAAATTATAGAGCTTGTAAATAGAGATAAAAAAGATCACACAGATCTAATTTCCTTGTATCATAACAGAAAAATAGAAATGATCAAAAaacttctttctctcttctctcATGTTCTCTCTTACTTTCTCTCCACGATTTCACTGTTCCATTGATGAAACTTCACTGCATGTATAAATTACTGTTGTAGCTAGCTCAATATAGCTCAGTTAACACTACTACTATTTTTCTCTCTAACAATGACtcatgttttatacttcaatactaTACAAGAAAAgcgtgatttgtgtggtgtccaattttcaCTTACATAGAATATAAATAGACCTGGTTCTTTTATGTGTTCCTTTTACTACTGTTGTGGAATAATAAAggcagaaagtaaagaacacacgtatttttacgtggaaaacacccggctcaaaaggtaaaaaaaccacgacttactactcagtaggattttccccaacacttcactaaatcactgggccaaaacatcatttataaaactctttgtaaacctaaggattacctctaatcacTTTGTGACAACTAGCCTCTagctgttgcgacaacttcaagttaactctaacttgaatacaaCACTCATAGTACCtagtacaattgcttctagataaagctgaaaggtacaatttaAAATGCCTACTACAATAAAAGTAGGATAAAAGACAgatacttggaactggttcttctatctggttcatgtagcttcaggtttgcgcacttgaatcacacacgaattgcttgcaaaatgcaTTTATATTTTGCTCTAAACTCACGTTTAACTTCAGCGTTTGTGCATGCCTATAAAATGAGAACATACTGAAATATATAGAGTTAGCAGAATAGGAAATAACTAGAGTTTCAATGCTATACTCTTCCTtggtagaagagttctagttatcttCAATTTCTAACTCTTCCTTTATATTGGATAGAGTTATCTTCAAGTAAGGAGTCATTCTCCTTATCACTTATGTAACCTTTTCATCCAAGAGATATCAGATATAACCACTTAATCTTATATCCTTCACTTGCATGCCTTATGCTTGAATATGTCCGTGTACTGTACATGGAGCTGGTTCATGtttgagttcctttgtcaatcatcaaaataaaattcatttgggccaacaaattccccctttttgatgatgacaaactctatgTTTTTCATAAGTATATGACCTGTTTCAACTCATCTCAACATCGACACAATGTTAGAACACTTTCCATTTTAAAGTTACAAATCATCAAGGGCCAGGTTCATTAAGTTATAAACATCACAGTCCAAAGTAAAAAGTACAACATGTTTtacccccttttggcatcatcaaaacGTTGCATAATTATGTTAGATAACAAGATATTAATAGATATCACTCATGGCCACTCGGGCTACTTCAAAGGCAATCATGAAGTCAAGCACCATTATCAATCTAATAATATTAGCTATATAAGAAGCATCAACAAACAGTTAGAGCACAAAAATGCTAATTATTATTGATACTAGTTATCcacaaagcataaagaaaaataaaaatactagatcatgagcaaaaagaacaaaacaatcCCATCCGGGTCACTGGTAGTCTAACTAGGCTAGGAAGGTCTTAAATCTGGAAAAGACTAGGTTCTTGGTTCTTGGCTTGAAGCAGTTTCAACATATCATGAAGAATAGCTTCATTCTTCTCCTTCTCTCTGAAAGCTTATCTCTCATAGCATCTCTCTCAATTTCTACTTCTACTAACCTCTTCTTTAGCCTTtcaatttcagcatccttagccCCACTCTCTTGTACCAAGGCTCGCACTTTTCTGTTCACATGTACCTTTTTGGAAGAATCAGGTTCTTTAGAAGTGGTGTGAACTTcataataacatgtagtcaaagTGTTTGCCCCAAGATGATTCTTTCTTGTAACAACAT encodes the following:
- the LOC138871570 gene encoding uncharacterized mitochondrial protein AtMg00240-like; the encoded protein is MELNHKLTTVDYDNYVGKTNDAQLEEIGTYQRLVGKLLYLTITRHVICFVVQVLSQFIHLPKRSHMDAALRVVRYIKRAPGLGILLRKGETQVLTGFCDSNWASCFNTKRSVTGYVIKLADSLLSWK